The Ignavibacteriota bacterium DNA segment ATTCAATAATACAGCGGCATTCTCATCAAATCGAATATAAGAACCATCTTTCCGCTGCGTCTCTTTTGTCGTTCTAACCACGACAGCGCGGGAAACTTCACCCTTTTTCACGCCCGCCCCGGGAATTGCGCTCTTCACAGATACGACAATTAAATCTCCGACACCTGCATAGCGTCTGTCATGTCCGCCCAAAATTCTAATGCAACGTACCTTTTTTGCACCGGAATTATCTGCTA contains these protein-coding regions:
- the rplN gene encoding 50S ribosomal protein L14; its protein translation is MVQEETNLVVADNSGAKKVRCIRILGGHDRRYAGVGDLIVVSVKSAIPGAGVKKGEVSRAVVVRTTKETQRKDGSYIRFDENAAVLLNAQGEPRGTRIFGPVARELRDRNYMKIISLAPEVL